One region of Sphingomonas kaistensis genomic DNA includes:
- a CDS encoding TIGR02186 family protein, translating to MGQAGPRLVPDISARAIEIRYSFTGAQLLLFGAILYPGGRTPTRPLDVVVVLKGPVQPMIVREKQKIAGIWMNADSHRFSSAPSYYAVASNRPLAQVVGERTAAVYELGLGNLQLSPGGGAQPDKAQRFENGLLDLRTRQGLYAENSNGVEISDGVLYRARISIPSQVPIGTYETETFLIDRGKVIAAATKEVEVRKTGFERFIATTARRHAFLYGLAAVLLSLGLGWGAAALFGSRS from the coding sequence ATGGGCCAGGCCGGGCCGCGCCTGGTGCCCGACATCTCCGCCCGCGCGATCGAGATCCGCTACAGCTTCACCGGCGCGCAGCTGCTGTTGTTCGGCGCCATCCTTTATCCCGGCGGCCGCACCCCGACCCGCCCGCTCGATGTGGTGGTGGTGCTGAAGGGCCCGGTCCAGCCGATGATCGTGCGCGAAAAGCAGAAGATCGCCGGCATCTGGATGAATGCCGACAGCCACCGCTTCTCCTCCGCCCCCAGCTATTATGCCGTCGCCTCCAACCGCCCGCTGGCGCAGGTGGTGGGGGAACGCACCGCGGCGGTCTACGAACTGGGCCTCGGCAACCTCCAGCTGTCGCCCGGCGGCGGCGCCCAGCCCGACAAGGCTCAGCGTTTCGAGAACGGCCTGCTCGACCTGCGCACCCGCCAGGGCCTGTATGCGGAGAACAGCAACGGCGTGGAGATCAGCGACGGCGTGCTTTACCGCGCGCGCATCTCGATCCCCAGCCAGGTCCCGATCGGCACCTACGAAACCGAAACCTTCCTGATCGACCGCGGCAAGGTGATCGCCGCCGCGACCAAGGAAGTGGAGGTGCGCAAGACCGGGTTCGAGCGCTTCATCGCCACCACCGCCCGCCGCCACGCCTTCCTCTATGGCCTGGCCGCGGTGCTGCTTAGCCTCGGCCTCGGGTGGGGTGCGGCCGCGCTGTTCGGATCGCGCAGCTAA